In Streptomyces erythrochromogenes, the DNA window CAACCACCGACTCGTAATGACCGCTGCCTTCGTGGCGGCCGGTCTCGGCATCATTCCGGGCACCGCGCAGGCGGCTGATCCCGTACCCGTCGCGGCCGGCGTGGCCGAGGCGATCGCCGAAGCATCCACGTCCGAGGGCTTCCACAGCCCCGCGGACCGCACGATCCGCACCACCCTGCCCGCTGCCGCCAAGGGGAAAGCCGGGGTCGGCGCCAAGAGCGCCGCACCACAGACCGCTGGGGCCGCGGCGGCCGAGCAGGCCGCACTCGACGCGGGAGCCAACCCCACCCTCGCGGTGGACGTCAGCGGCACCAGCTACACCGCGCACGGGATCGAGCTCACCACCCTGATCACGAGCGCCGACTTCGCGCTCGACGTCGCCATCGACTGGGGCGACGGGAAGACCGACACGGTCACCGCCCAGGGCAACGCCGAACTGCACCACTCGCACACGTACGACAAGTCCGGCGAGTACCAGGTGAAGGTGACGGTGACCGACACCGCCAACGCCGTCCAGGCCACCAACGGCGGGGCCTTCCTCACCCCCGGCGCCGACTTCACCCCGCACGCCCCGACCCGGCTCCTCGACACCCGCAACGGCACCGGCTCGCCCGTGGGCAAGGTCGCCGGCCAGGGCTCCGCCCGGGTCAAGGTGGCCGGCAACGCCTCCGTCCCGGCCGGCGTCACCGCGGTCGCCCTCAACGTCACCGTCACCGAGACCGTCGACAGCGGGCACGTGACCGCGTGGCCCGGAGCGGGCTACGAGCGCCCGATCACCTCGAACCTGAACTACACGGCCGGCCACTCCGTCCCGAACCTGGTGATCGTGCCGGTGGGCGAGGACGGCTACGTGGAGCTCTTCAACGGCGGCTGGAGCTCGGTGGACCTCATCGCCGACGTCACGGGCTACTTCACCCGGGCCTCGGACAGCGGCTACACCTCGATGACGCCCGCCCGCTTCGTGGACACCCGTGAGGGCACGGGCACGTCCAAGGGCATGCTCGCCTCCCGCAGCGCCTTCACGACCCGCATCGGCGGCCTGCAAGGAGTGCCCGAGAACATCACGGCCGTGGCACTGAACGTCACGGTGACCGAACCCCAGGGGCCGGGCCACCTGACCGCCTTCTCCGGCACCGGCCCCGTCCCGACGGCGTCGAACCTGAACTTCGTGCCCGGCCAGACGGTGGCCAACGCCGTGATCGTGCCGGTGGCCGCGGACGGAACGATCAAGATCTTCAACGGGGCCTGGTCGCCGACCCACGTGGTGGTCGACGTCGTCGGCTACTACAGCAAGGAGAGCAAGGCCGCCTTCCTGCCCTTCACCCCGTTCCGGACGCTGGACACCCGGGAGGAGGCGTACGGATGGCCCGGCGGCAGGTTCCGGGCCCGGGAGTACATCACGCAGGGCTTCACCCCCGACAGCGAGACCCCGACGGGTGTCGAGGCCTACGTGCTGAACGCCACCGTCACCGAGACCGGCGGCACCGGATTCCTCTCGGTGGCGCCGAGCCCCTACGCGCTGCCGGCGGAGGGCGGGCCGGCCGCACCCGCCGCGGCGCGCCCCGGCTCCTCCACCCTGAACTGGACGGCCGGCACGACCGTGCCGAACCTGGTGCAGGCGAGCGACGGCGACCACGGCGTCATCGACTTCTGGAACCAGGGCCACGAGGACGCCGACCTGGTGCTCGACGTCTTCGGCGTCTACCAGACGAAGTGACCCCCGGGGGTGGCGCGCACGGGCGCGTCACCCCTCCCGCAGGGTCTACACGCCGGCCGGCAGGACGTGGTCGCCGGTCTTGTCGGTGCTCAGGCACAGCGAGCAGACCACCGCCTCGTGGGTGACGCAGGCCGTGAGGTCGGGACGCTCGTAGGACTGGTGGCAGACGTGGCAGTCGAGGGTGGCCCCGCTCGGGTTGCCGTCGGCGTCCAGCAGGGGCTCGGCGATGCCGTCGTCGGTGCGGCGCAGGTAGTAGCGGCCCCGGGTGACCACGGCCATCAACGGGGTGAGCACGAAGGCGATGACCGCCGCGGCCACGGGCGAGTACGGCTGGAGGGTGTCGCCGAGGAGGTGGAAGTACATGGCGATCGACAGGCCCGACGCGGCGACGAAGGCCACGACCCCGACCGGATTGACCGCGTGCAGCATGCCGCGGCGGAACTCCGGCTGGAGCGGGGACAGCTTCAGCACGTACTTGTTGACGCCGATGTCGGTGGCCACGGTGACCACCCACGCGATCGCGCAGTTCGAGTAGAAGCCCAGGACGCCGTTGAGGAAGCTGAACATGTCGGCCTCCATCAGCACGAGTGCGAAGGCCAGGTTGACCAGGACGAAGACCATGCGGCCGGGGTAGTGCCCGGTGACGCGGGTGAAGGAGTTCGTCCAGGCCAGCGATCCGGAGTACGCGTTCGTCACGTTGATCTTGATCTGACTGATGACCACCAGGACCACGGCCAGCGGGATGACCAGCCAGGACGGCATCATCGCCTCGAAGGCGCCGCGGAACTGCTGGATGGGCTCCGGAGCGGCGACCGGCCCGACCTCGGCGAGGATGTAGACGGCGAGGAAGACGCCGATGGCCTGCTTGAGCGCACCGAGGACGACCCAGCCCGGTCCGGCCATGACCACGGCGGTCCACCAGGCGCGCTTGTTCGCCTCGGTCCTGGGCGGCATGAAGCGCAGGTAGTCGATCTGTTCGCCGATCTGCGCGATCAAGGACAGGCAGACACCCGCTCCGAGCATGACGGAGGCGGTGTTGACGGCGCCGTCGCCGTCCGTGCCGGGGTAGGCCAGGAAGCGGTCGACCGTGCCGGGGTCGTTGGCGATCAGGTAGACCAGCGGAGCGACCATGAGCAGCAGCCAGATCGGGGTGGTCCACACCTGGAGCTTGCTGAGCGCCTTCATGCCGTACACGACCAGCGGGATCACCATGAGCGTGGAGACGGCGTAGCCCAGCCACAGCGGCAGTCCGAGGCCGATTTCGAGGCCCTGCGCCATGATCGAGCCTTCGAGGGCGAAGAAGATGAAGGTGAAGCTGGCGAAGATGATGCTGGTCAGGACCGAGCCGTAGTAGCCGAATCCCGAGCCGCGGGTGATCAGGTCCAGGTCGATGTTGTAGCGCGCGCCGTAGTAGGCGAGGGGGAAGCCGGTGACGAAGATGACGACCGCTGCGAGCGCGATGGCCAGGAGCGCGTTGCTGGTCCCGTGGGCCAGGCCGATGCCGGCGCCGATGGAGAAGTCGGCCATGTAGGCGATGCCGCCGAGGGCCGTGGTGGCCACGACCATGGGGGTCCAGCGGCGGTAACTGCGGGGTGCGAAGCGGAGGGTGTAGTCCTCCAGCGTCTCCTTGACCGCCTGGTCGGCAGTGGTCTCGGCCCTGCCGGCCGCGTCGGCTGCGCCGGCCGTGTCGGCCTTGTCCGTTCTCGGCCGTGGTGACTCGGTGGTGCTCATGCCACGCCTCCCGGTGGGGCTGGGTGCAGGTGCTGCGACGACGTGCGGAGCCCCGTGTGACGCCATTGGCAGGACGGGGAGTGACGGGCCGTCATGAGGGGTCTCCGACGACCCGGTTCAAGGCGTTGGTCCTACGGACGGTCACGGTAGGAAGCGGTTGTTACCCCGGGTGCGCGATGCGGTGAACACCGTGTTGCCGCAGGCGACGAGGCTGTTACGCACACCGCGCGCAGCCCCTGTCAGTGGGTGCGTCTAGCGTTGCGCCATGATCTGGACCGCCATCGAGGACACCCTCCCGCCCGTGCCTCCCGCGCGGCGGCTCGACGCCGCGCCCGAGGGGCTCGCCGAGACCGTCGGGCTGACGGCGGCCCACCTCGACTCCCGTGCTCACACCGTTGAGGACTTCGAGCGCTCCCTCGACGGGCTGGTACGGCACGCCCACCGCGACCGCTACCCGCTCGCGCGCGCCCTCTCCTCCGCCCTGGGCCACCGCTACAAGGAGCAGGAGATCGAGGCGCAGCGCCTGGGCGGCGTGGACGCCGTGGTGGCCTCGCTGTTGTGGCTGGTCCCGGGTTACAGCCTCAAGCCCGAGTACGTGCGCCGCCATCGGGGGCACGAGGAGTGCGCGCAGGAAGGCCTGGAGCTGGTGATCGCCGCGCGGCTGCGCGAGGTCGGGTACACGCTCATGTCCAAGGACCCGCTGCCGTTCCTGCTGTCCACGCCCACCTGGGACACGGGCGCGCTGGAGGCGGCTGAACTGGTCGAACGGCTCACCGAGTACCGGCGGCTGGGCGTCCGGCCCGGCCCGGCCGACTTCGGGCAGGCGCTGCTGCGCATACGCCGCGGCGACCCCGCGGCCGGGGCGGCCGCCGAAGCCGCGGCCCGCCTCGGCACCGCCGAAGGCGCCCGGCTCGCCGCCTGGCTCGGGCCGGACGGCGCACCGGCCCCGGCGCTGCGCCGCGTCGTCGAACCCGACCCACAGGTACACAGGGCCTGGCAGCGGATCGGCACCACCGCCGCACAGGTCGCCTTTCTCACCGGTGAACGGCCGGCCCTGCAGCGGGAGTTCCCGGAATCCTTCCACTGGCTGGGCCGCCCGCACGAGGGATTCACCCAGTGCTACCACTGGCACCAGGGCCACGCCGTACGGGCGTCGGTGCTGCCCGAGGACCGGGACACCCAGGCCGCGTGGCTCCTGCCGCACATCACACTGGCCGCGACCGCCGACGACCACGGCGGCGCGTGGATGCTGCCGCACCTCGCCCTGCTGGGCGGGCCCGCGGGGCCGGCCCTGCACGCCGCCGTGGCGGCGGGACTGGGCGGCCGGTACGCGGACAGCCGCCGCCCGGCGGTGGAGGCACTGCTGGCGCTGGCCGCCCGGGGCGAGCTCGACGCCCCGCTGCTCGGCCGCGAGCTCGCCGCCATGACGGCGCTGGGCACGGTCAAGCCCAACCGGCTTGCGGACGCGGCCCGTTCCGCCGCGGCAGCGGGTGCGCACGCGACCGTGTGGACCGTCCTCGCCGAAGTACTCCCGGCCCTCCTGCCGTCGGTACGCGGCGCGGGCGAGGTACTGGCCGTCGCCGCCTCCTGCGCGGAACGCTCCGGAGCCACGGGCCCGGTTCCCGAAGCAGTGGCGGTGGCCGCGGCCCGGCGCGGCACGTCCGCAGTGGTCGCCGAGGCCCGCCGGCTGAGCGCCGCCCTCACCGGCGGGTGAGCCGGGCCGTCCCCCCGGCTCCTGCCGGCCACCGAAACTCAAGATCACCGACAGCGGGTCACCCCCTACGATCATGTGCATGATCGAAGGAAAGCTGGTGAGGCTGCGCGCACTGCGCGCGCAGGACGCGGAACACCACCTCAGGTGGCGCAACGACCCGCGTGGTTGACGGTACGGACGGAGCCGCGGGCGCCCAGGACGGCGGCGGCCCACAGGGCCGATGCCTCGGAGGGGTGCCAGGCCAGCGCACGGCCGGCCGCCGAGACCGCGGCCGGCCCCGGGATGTGGGGGTGGCGTCCGGCGAGGCGCCCGAGCAGGGACCGCTCGTCGATCTCCCCGTCGAGGCCGGGGCCCGCGACATGAACGGTCGTCGGGAGTCCGGTGAGGTGGCAGGCGGCGAGGGTGAGGGCGTCCCCGAACGGGCTGCACAGACCGGGCTCGTCGCCGTGCGTGAGGATGTCGCCGCCGATGTCCACGATGCGGATGCGGCCGCCCGATGCCGCGGCCGCAGCGCCGATCTGCCCGGCCAGGGCCTGCAGCCCCCGGGAGGGGTCGAGCAGCAGCAGCCGGGCCGGGAGGTCCCGGGCCAGAGCGGGAAGGGTGGATCCGGCCGGGCGTCGGGCACGCGTGGCAGGGCTGAAGGCCGGGGCGCCGCCCGCATCACGGACGAGCCCGGTGAAATGCTCCTCCCCGAGCGGGCCGTGCGTGGGATCGACCTCGGGGCGCTCCCACGCGTACGTGGCGATCAGCGCCGCCTCCGGGGCCGCGGTGAGGGTGCGAGCGGCGATCAGGGTGCCGAGGGGGTCCCCGCCCCCGCCCGCCGCGACGTACAGGTCGCTCACGCCACGCCCTCGCGCAGGTCGACGCCGTGATCCGCACGGGAGTGGCCCCCATGTTCCTGCGGGCGCGGACGTTCGCCGCGTGCAGGTTCTCGTAGTACGCGCGGTCGAGCCCCTTGACGGTCCCGGAGTAGAACATCCAGGACAGGACGTCGCGGTACTTGAAGCCCCTGGGGGTGAGCCGGATGCGGCGGCCGAGCCGGTGCAGGAGGCCGTTGTCCTCGGCGGCGTCCAGGATCGGCTCGAACTCCTCGGCGTGCGCCGCGTCGGCGTGCGCCGCGAACACCGCGAGTTCACCGCGAACGGCCCGGACGTACGCCACCTGGCCCTCGCGGACTGCGCCGAGGACGCCGGGGTCCTGCTCGCCGGCCACCAGCAGGACCACGGCCACGACCAGGACGGCATCGACGCGATGACCGCCCTGCTCAAACGCCAGGCGGCGGCGATGGGCAGCGCCGCACGCGTGGTGGCCGCCTGCGACGGCCCGCGCATGGCCGGCTTCTGCCTGTACTACAACTACGCGTCCACCACGTGGATCCGCGCGGTCGCCGTCGACCGCACCCGCGCCGCACCCCACCTGTACTTCAACCTCATGTACTACCTGCCCATCCAGGACGCCTACGCCCACGGCTCGACGGCCCTGCACGCAGGAATGACGACCGTCGAGGCCAAGCGCCGCCGCGGCGCCGTCGTCACGGGCCTGACGCCCTGGCCGACCGGCAGCGGCCGGCCCCGAAGGCATGAAACGGGCACACGGTCCGGTGGCGCCCGGCGGAAGGTGTACCTGGGTACACCCCGCTTCGGCAGCCACGTACAAGGACCGGCCGGACCCCTGACGGCAGAGTCGGTGCGGGGCGTGACGAGCACGCCCCGCACCGGACCACGGGGAGGCCAGACGGCATGCCGGAGCACGAACAGCACCAGCAGCAGGCACACGAGCAGGGGCGTCGGCGGCCGCCGCGGACGGCATGGGCGGCGCAAGCAGGGGTGTTCCTCGCGGTCGCCTTCCTTGCGGCGGGGATGTGCGGAGCCCTCCAGCCCGCGACCGGCATCCCGCCCGAGGTGGTGCAACTGACGCAGTTCGGGCCCGCCGTCGCCGTGGCCGCCGTGGCGCTGCTGTGGCCGGGCCGGATCAGGGACCGGCTCGGGGGCACCCTGCCCACCCGCGACCGGGCCGGCGCAACGACCGGGCGCCGCGCCGCCCTGCTGCTCACCCCCGTCCTGATCACCGCCCTGTGCGTAGGCGGCGGCCTCCTCACATCCGGCTCGCTCCCCGTCACCAGCCCCCGGGCCTTCGCCCACCCCCTCGCCCTGGTCGTGGCCGCCCAACTCCTCGGCGCCTGCGCCGAGGAGATCGGATGGCGCTGCTACCTCCAGCCGCTGCTGCGCACCCGCTTCGGCCCGGTCACCGCCTCCGCGCTGGTCGGGGTCGTCTGGGGCCTGTGGCACGTACCGGTCCTCGCGCAGGAGCCCGCCTTCGCCGCCGGGTTCCTGCTGGCCACCACCGCGATGTCCGTCATCCTCGGCCTGGCCCTGGAAGGCGTACGGAGCAACCGCCTGCTGCTCGCGGGCGGCTTCCACACCCTGATCAACCTCGGCATGCTGTACGTGACCGACGAGACGGCCGCGGCGACGGCGCCCATGCTGATCCTCGGAGCCGCGAGCCTGGCCGCCGCGCTCCCGTGGATCGCCGCCGCCCGCCGGACGGCGCACACGGCGCCGGATAAGATCATTGTCGCAACGGCGCCCGGAGCGCGCTGACATGACGAGGCGACAGGTGGGAATGGCGGCGCAGGGGACCAGGCGGCGGCCCGGCATCCGGGGTGTGCCGGCCGACATCGGCCGCTGCCAGCTGCTGTCCCTCGCCGCGTTCGCCGTGTCCGGGGCCGGCGCCCTCGTGATCGGGGCCCTGCTGCTCCTGCCCGTCGGCGTCGGCTTCCTCCTGCTGCCTCCCGCCGCGACGGTCCTGCGCCGGATGTCCGACCGCTACCGCGACCGGGCCGCCCGCCGGACGGGGACGGTGATCAGCCCGCCGCGACCGCTCCCACCCCTGCCCACCGGTCCAGGAGGCCGCGGCCGGCGGGCCCTCGCGCTCCTCGGCGACGCCGGGTTCTGGCACGACCTGCGCTGGGCCTGGGCGGAGCCGTGGACGGGCGCGCTGCTCGCCGCCGGGCCGCCGGCCCTCGTCTGGTACGGGCTCTTCGGCGCGGCCGTCCAGCCCTTCGTCTGGCGGCGCCTGGGCGAGGGCAACTGGTACGCCTTCGTCCTGGTCGACTCCACGACGGGGATGCTCGCCGCGCTCGTCCTCGGCCTCGGGTTCACGGCCGCCGGACTGCGTCTGGCCCCCGCCGTCCTGCGGCTGCACGCGCGCTGGAGCGGGCGGCTGCTGGCCGCCCCGTACACCACCGAACTCGTCCGCCGCATCGAGCACCTCGCCGGATCCCGCGCCGACGTCCTCGATGTCCAGGCCGCCGAACTGCGGCGCATCGAACGGGACCTGCACGACGGCGCGCAGGCCCGGCTCGTCGCCCTGGGCATGACCCTGGACGAGGCCACCCGCCTCCTCGACCACGACCTGCCGGCCGCCCGCGCCCTGCTGCAGGAGGTACGGGCCACCTCCCAGCGGGCCCTCCAGGACCTGCGCGAGCTCGTCCACGGCGTGCTGCCGCCGATCCTCGCCGACCGGGGCCTCGGCGACGCGGTGCGCTCGCTGGCCCTCGACAGCCACCTCGACGTGCACGTGGAGGCGGCCCTGCCCGGCCGGCTCCCGGCCCCCGTCGAGTCGGCCGGCTACTTCGCCGTCGCGGAGCTGCTCGCCAACGCCGCCAAGCACTCCGGCGCCCCCGAGGTCCGCATCCGCCTGGGCCACACCGCCGGCGTCCTGCGCGTGACGGTGGCCGACGAAGGCCGCGGCGGCGCCGACCCCGACGGAAGCGGCCTGCGGGGCCTGCGGCGCCGCATCGAACCCTTCGACGGAACCCTCGTCCTGCACAGCCCGCGGGGCGGCCCGACCACCGCGACCTTGGAGATACCGTGCGCGTCGTCCTTGCCGAAGACCTCTTCCTCCTCCGGGACGGGTTGACGCGCACCCTCCAGGACCACGGCTTCGACGTCATCGCAGCCGTCGACAACGGACCCGCCCTGCTCAGGACGCTCCTCCAGGAGGAGCCGGACGTGGCCGTGGTCGACATCCGGCTGCCACCCACCTTCACCGACGAAGGCCTCCA includes these proteins:
- a CDS encoding sensor histidine kinase; its protein translation is MTRRQVGMAAQGTRRRPGIRGVPADIGRCQLLSLAAFAVSGAGALVIGALLLLPVGVGFLLLPPAATVLRRMSDRYRDRAARRTGTVISPPRPLPPLPTGPGGRGRRALALLGDAGFWHDLRWAWAEPWTGALLAAGPPALVWYGLFGAAVQPFVWRRLGEGNWYAFVLVDSTTGMLAALVLGLGFTAAGLRLAPAVLRLHARWSGRLLAAPYTTELVRRIEHLAGSRADVLDVQAAELRRIERDLHDGAQARLVALGMTLDEATRLLDHDLPAARALLQEVRATSQRALQDLRELVHGVLPPILADRGLGDAVRSLALDSHLDVHVEAALPGRLPAPVESAGYFAVAELLANAAKHSGAPEVRIRLGHTAGVLRVTVADEGRGGADPDGSGLRGLRRRIEPFDGTLVLHSPRGGPTTATLEIPCASSLPKTSSSSGTG
- a CDS encoding PKD domain-containing protein; this encodes MTAAFVAAGLGIIPGTAQAADPVPVAAGVAEAIAEASTSEGFHSPADRTIRTTLPAAAKGKAGVGAKSAAPQTAGAAAAEQAALDAGANPTLAVDVSGTSYTAHGIELTTLITSADFALDVAIDWGDGKTDTVTAQGNAELHHSHTYDKSGEYQVKVTVTDTANAVQATNGGAFLTPGADFTPHAPTRLLDTRNGTGSPVGKVAGQGSARVKVAGNASVPAGVTAVALNVTVTETVDSGHVTAWPGAGYERPITSNLNYTAGHSVPNLVIVPVGEDGYVELFNGGWSSVDLIADVTGYFTRASDSGYTSMTPARFVDTREGTGTSKGMLASRSAFTTRIGGLQGVPENITAVALNVTVTEPQGPGHLTAFSGTGPVPTASNLNFVPGQTVANAVIVPVAADGTIKIFNGAWSPTHVVVDVVGYYSKESKAAFLPFTPFRTLDTREEAYGWPGGRFRAREYITQGFTPDSETPTGVEAYVLNATVTETGGTGFLSVAPSPYALPAEGGPAAPAAARPGSSTLNWTAGTTVPNLVQASDGDHGVIDFWNQGHEDADLVLDVFGVYQTK
- a CDS encoding DUF7824 domain-containing protein, yielding MIWTAIEDTLPPVPPARRLDAAPEGLAETVGLTAAHLDSRAHTVEDFERSLDGLVRHAHRDRYPLARALSSALGHRYKEQEIEAQRLGGVDAVVASLLWLVPGYSLKPEYVRRHRGHEECAQEGLELVIAARLREVGYTLMSKDPLPFLLSTPTWDTGALEAAELVERLTEYRRLGVRPGPADFGQALLRIRRGDPAAGAAAEAAARLGTAEGARLAAWLGPDGAPAPALRRVVEPDPQVHRAWQRIGTTAAQVAFLTGERPALQREFPESFHWLGRPHEGFTQCYHWHQGHAVRASVLPEDRDTQAAWLLPHITLAATADDHGGAWMLPHLALLGGPAGPALHAAVAAGLGGRYADSRRPAVEALLALAARGELDAPLLGRELAAMTALGTVKPNRLADAARSAAAAGAHATVWTVLAEVLPALLPSVRGAGEVLAVAASCAERSGATGPVPEAVAVAAARRGTSAVVAEARRLSAALTGG
- a CDS encoding DUF1152 domain-containing protein; this encodes MSDLYVAAGGGGDPLGTLIAARTLTAAPEAALIATYAWERPEVDPTHGPLGEEHFTGLVRDAGGAPAFSPATRARRPAGSTLPALARDLPARLLLLDPSRGLQALAGQIGAAAAASGGRIRIVDIGGDILTHGDEPGLCSPFGDALTLAACHLTGLPTTVHVAGPGLDGEIDERSLLGRLAGRHPHIPGPAAVSAAGRALAWHPSEASALWAAAVLGARGSVRTVNHAGRCAT
- a CDS encoding CPBP family intramembrane glutamic endopeptidase, translating into MVQLTQFGPAVAVAAVALLWPGRIRDRLGGTLPTRDRAGATTGRRAALLLTPVLITALCVGGGLLTSGSLPVTSPRAFAHPLALVVAAQLLGACAEEIGWRCYLQPLLRTRFGPVTASALVGVVWGLWHVPVLAQEPAFAAGFLLATTAMSVILGLALEGVRSNRLLLAGGFHTLINLGMLYVTDETAAATAPMLILGAASLAAALPWIAAARRTAHTAPDKIIVATAPGAR
- a CDS encoding purine-cytosine permease family protein; the encoded protein is MSTTESPRPRTDKADTAGAADAAGRAETTADQAVKETLEDYTLRFAPRSYRRWTPMVVATTALGGIAYMADFSIGAGIGLAHGTSNALLAIALAAVVIFVTGFPLAYYGARYNIDLDLITRGSGFGYYGSVLTSIIFASFTFIFFALEGSIMAQGLEIGLGLPLWLGYAVSTLMVIPLVVYGMKALSKLQVWTTPIWLLLMVAPLVYLIANDPGTVDRFLAYPGTDGDGAVNTASVMLGAGVCLSLIAQIGEQIDYLRFMPPRTEANKRAWWTAVVMAGPGWVVLGALKQAIGVFLAVYILAEVGPVAAPEPIQQFRGAFEAMMPSWLVIPLAVVLVVISQIKINVTNAYSGSLAWTNSFTRVTGHYPGRMVFVLVNLAFALVLMEADMFSFLNGVLGFYSNCAIAWVVTVATDIGVNKYVLKLSPLQPEFRRGMLHAVNPVGVVAFVAASGLSIAMYFHLLGDTLQPYSPVAAAVIAFVLTPLMAVVTRGRYYLRRTDDGIAEPLLDADGNPSGATLDCHVCHQSYERPDLTACVTHEAVVCSLCLSTDKTGDHVLPAGV